One Kribbella sp. NBC_00662 genomic region harbors:
- a CDS encoding phosphotransferase, with protein MSDEIPAPVAKLDAQQLLIEVNERSGAGLTFVGRAAAGEVGAGFVRWPDGRDGVLTRGFGSLDDLRRTARVLDAARSDGLPVPQYQLLIEVTDGVGVVQERLPGRPPEVVDRALLEAMIALTDRFAGLADDLPVPSMYLLESGPGFCLHESLQRYDDRTRRLLEWVREVGRDEPSWMTGDDLVHLDFHTGNVLVDEAGELTGIVDWDGIGRGDRRFGLVTLRFDAHSRLPDADLDWFDELLDDALDPAVLRLYWAHMSLRLVDWSIRHHTPADTTRWLDFAETRTG; from the coding sequence GTGTCCGACGAGATCCCGGCTCCGGTGGCCAAGCTTGACGCGCAGCAGTTGCTGATCGAGGTGAACGAGCGGTCGGGAGCAGGGCTGACCTTCGTCGGGCGGGCGGCTGCCGGGGAGGTCGGCGCTGGGTTCGTGCGGTGGCCTGACGGGCGAGACGGCGTTCTCACGCGCGGGTTCGGGTCGCTCGACGACTTACGTCGTACGGCGAGAGTTCTCGACGCGGCGCGGTCGGATGGGTTGCCGGTGCCGCAGTATCAGCTGCTGATCGAGGTGACAGACGGGGTCGGCGTGGTCCAGGAGCGTTTGCCGGGTCGGCCGCCTGAGGTGGTCGACCGCGCGCTGCTCGAAGCGATGATCGCGCTGACCGACCGCTTCGCGGGGCTGGCCGACGATCTGCCGGTCCCGTCGATGTACCTGCTCGAGAGCGGGCCGGGCTTCTGCCTGCACGAGTCTCTCCAGCGGTACGACGATCGCACGCGACGGTTGCTCGAATGGGTCCGCGAGGTCGGCCGCGACGAGCCGAGCTGGATGACCGGCGACGATCTGGTGCACCTCGACTTCCATACCGGCAACGTGCTGGTCGACGAGGCCGGCGAGCTGACGGGCATCGTCGACTGGGACGGTATCGGGCGCGGCGATCGCCGGTTCGGCCTTGTCACGTTGCGGTTCGACGCACACTCGCGATTGCCCGACGCGGACCTCGACTGGTTCGACGAACTGCTGGACGACGCACTGGATCCCGCCGTACTGCGGTTGTACTGGGCACACATGAGCCTGCGCCTCGTCGACTGGTCGATCCGCCACCACACCCCGGCCGACACCACGCGCTGGCTCGATTTCGCCGAGACGCGGACGGGCTGA
- a CDS encoding TetR/AcrR family transcriptional regulator, with product MDEPRSRRERPAKEALTRRGIVAAAVDVMRVEGLGRVTMRRLAKELDTGPASLYVYFRNTAQLHAAVLDELLGAVDLSPVEADGDWRDRLEAVLASYTLVLFEYPSLAQSAVSARPSGQNYLRLVESILALLDEGDVPPRQASWGVDLLLQLATSTAAEHAGGDDPEAWNAVAAALRAVRPETHPRIAALGEDLLSGAGPDRTSWGVRVLINGVLATPRTEGERA from the coding sequence ATGGATGAACCGAGGAGCAGGCGAGAACGCCCGGCCAAGGAGGCGTTGACTCGGCGGGGGATTGTGGCGGCTGCCGTCGACGTGATGCGGGTCGAAGGGCTCGGGCGGGTCACCATGCGGCGGCTGGCCAAGGAGCTCGATACCGGGCCGGCCTCGCTGTACGTCTACTTCCGCAACACGGCCCAGCTGCACGCTGCCGTGCTCGACGAGCTGCTCGGCGCGGTGGATCTCTCGCCGGTCGAGGCGGACGGCGATTGGCGGGATCGGCTCGAGGCGGTGCTCGCGTCGTACACGCTCGTGCTTTTCGAATACCCGAGCCTTGCCCAGTCCGCCGTCAGCGCGCGCCCATCCGGTCAGAACTATCTGCGGCTGGTCGAGTCGATCCTCGCGCTGCTCGACGAAGGTGACGTGCCGCCGCGGCAGGCGTCGTGGGGAGTCGACCTGCTGCTGCAGCTGGCCACCTCGACCGCTGCCGAGCACGCGGGTGGCGACGATCCGGAGGCATGGAACGCAGTGGCCGCCGCCTTGCGGGCGGTCCGACCCGAGACGCATCCGCGGATCGCGGCGCTGGGGGAGGACCTGCTGAGCGGGGCCGGACCGGACCGGACCTCCTGGGGCGTCCGCGTACTGATCAACGGAGTGCTCGCCACTCCACGCACAGAAGGAGAACGAGCATGA
- the infC gene encoding translation initiation factor IF-3: protein MTTDLRVNERIRVPEVRLVGPNGEQVGIVRIEDALRLAQEADLDLVEVAATARPPVCKLMDFGKYKYETAQKARESRRNQTNTIIKEMKLRPKIDPHDYETKKGHVVRFLKAGDKVKITIMFRGREQSRPELGFRLLQRLAEDVNELGFVESSPRQDGRNMIMVLGPHKKKSEARVDVEAEKAQRKAEREAEEQAERAERAEQAQAHEAERAAGVTKKPKGPADNLDPE from the coding sequence ATCACCACTGATTTGCGCGTCAACGAGCGCATCCGCGTTCCCGAGGTGCGACTGGTCGGACCGAACGGTGAGCAGGTTGGCATCGTCCGGATCGAAGACGCACTGCGGCTGGCCCAGGAGGCCGATCTCGACCTGGTCGAGGTCGCGGCAACCGCCCGGCCTCCGGTCTGCAAGCTGATGGATTTCGGCAAGTACAAGTACGAGACCGCGCAGAAGGCGCGCGAGTCACGCCGGAACCAGACCAACACCATCATCAAAGAGATGAAGCTGCGGCCGAAGATCGACCCGCACGACTACGAGACCAAGAAGGGTCACGTGGTCCGGTTCCTGAAGGCCGGGGACAAGGTCAAGATCACCATCATGTTCCGCGGACGTGAGCAGTCCCGGCCCGAGCTCGGGTTCCGGTTGCTGCAGCGGCTGGCCGAAGACGTGAACGAGCTCGGCTTCGTCGAGTCCTCGCCGCGCCAGGACGGCCGGAACATGATCATGGTGCTCGGGCCGCACAAGAAGAAGTCCGAGGCGCGCGTGGACGTGGAAGCCGAGAAGGCGCAGCGCAAGGCCGAGCGGGAGGCCGAGGAGCAGGCGGAGCGCGCGGAGCGCGCCGAGCAGGCCCAGGCCCACGAGGCAGAACGCGCCGCCGGCGTCACGAAGAAGCCGAAGGGTCCGGCCGACAACCTCGACCCGGAGTGA
- the pheS gene encoding phenylalanine--tRNA ligase subunit alpha — translation MSGPNTDYDPVEVTPLHAEEVERTRDEALTAFTEAADLAALQEAKSTHLGDKSPIVLANREIGALPPQARKEAGQRIGAARKAINEGFASRLAVLEAEHEERMLATERVDVTLPWHTPELGARHPLSLISEQVADVFTALGWDVAEGPEVEAEWLNFDALNFQPDHPARQMQDTFFVEPAGSGKVLRTHTSPVQARSMLSRKPPIYVICPGRVFRTDELDATHTPVFYQVEGLVVDEGITLAHLKGTLDHFVVSMFGEGLEARLRPNFFPFTEPSAEVDLKCFVCRGASVGNPDRPCRTCGSEGWIEWGGCGVVNPRVLQANGIDTERYSGFAFGMGLERTLMFRNGVEDMRDMVEGDVRFSRQFGMEI, via the coding sequence ATGTCCGGTCCCAACACTGATTACGACCCGGTCGAAGTGACGCCGCTGCATGCCGAAGAGGTGGAGCGGACCCGCGACGAGGCACTGACGGCGTTTACCGAGGCGGCCGACCTGGCCGCCCTGCAGGAGGCCAAGTCCACCCATCTCGGCGACAAATCGCCGATCGTGCTGGCCAACCGGGAGATCGGCGCGCTGCCGCCGCAGGCCCGCAAGGAGGCCGGTCAGCGGATCGGCGCGGCCCGGAAGGCGATCAACGAGGGCTTCGCATCTCGGCTGGCCGTCCTCGAGGCCGAGCACGAGGAGCGGATGCTGGCCACCGAGCGCGTCGACGTGACGCTGCCGTGGCACACCCCCGAGCTCGGCGCGCGGCACCCGCTCTCGCTGATCTCCGAGCAGGTCGCGGACGTCTTCACCGCGCTCGGCTGGGACGTCGCCGAGGGCCCGGAAGTCGAGGCCGAGTGGCTCAACTTCGACGCGCTGAACTTCCAGCCCGACCACCCGGCGCGGCAGATGCAGGACACGTTCTTCGTCGAGCCGGCCGGCTCCGGCAAGGTTCTGCGGACGCACACGTCGCCCGTCCAGGCGCGGTCGATGCTGAGCCGCAAGCCGCCGATCTACGTGATCTGCCCGGGCCGCGTGTTCCGCACCGACGAGCTCGACGCGACGCACACGCCGGTCTTCTACCAGGTCGAAGGCCTCGTCGTGGACGAAGGGATCACGCTCGCGCACCTGAAGGGCACGCTCGACCACTTCGTCGTCTCGATGTTCGGCGAGGGCCTCGAGGCGCGCCTCCGGCCGAACTTCTTCCCGTTCACCGAGCCGTCGGCCGAGGTCGACCTGAAGTGCTTCGTCTGCCGCGGCGCGTCCGTCGGCAACCCCGACCGCCCGTGCCGCACCTGCGGCAGCGAGGGCTGGATCGAGTGGGGCGGCTGCGGTGTGGTGAACCCGCGGGTCCTGCAGGCCAACGGCATCGACACCGAGCGGTACTCCGGGTTCGCGTTCGGCATGGGCCTGGAGCGGACGCTGATGTTCCGCAACGGGGTCGAGGACATGCGGGACATGGTCGAGGGTGACGTGCGGTTCAGCCGCCAGTTCGGGATGGAGATCTGA
- a CDS encoding MFS transporter, whose amino-acid sequence MTSTPFESSETSAAAGHPRRWWILLILCLSLMVLVVDNTVLNLAIPSLMRDLGATPADIQWVIDAYILAFAGLLLTAGSLSDRFGRRKMLLLGLVVFGAASLLATLADNPWQLIACRFLMGVGGSLLMPSTLSLLFTVFPPEEQRKAMAGWSMVAMLGVVAGPTIGGVLLNHFWWGSIFLLNVPIAALAIIGTLALIPESKGPARDVDPIGAVLTIVGMASIVWAIVSIPADGWGSARVLGGLAVGVVALTAFALWEKRSEHPMVPLALFRDRRFSGTSFSIVLLSFTAGGLLLALTQYLQFVLGYSPLKAGLALIPYAVAAAAFNGLGAALGKKVADRTLICLGLLIIAGSFGILTQVSDSSGYGLLIIGLLVMGIGGGLAGPAAYTLLMQAVPAEHRGVGSAMNDTVQQTGAALSVAVLGSVLAAAYSSALPDSVPEAARKSIADTLALGPDFFASAKHAFIDAMSISMTVGAGGAIAGAVVALALLPRGQAKVEDSAPAPVDDPVH is encoded by the coding sequence GTGACTAGTACACCGTTCGAGTCGTCCGAGACTTCCGCAGCGGCGGGGCATCCGCGTCGCTGGTGGATCCTGCTGATCCTGTGCCTGAGCCTGATGGTCCTGGTCGTCGACAACACCGTCCTGAACCTGGCGATCCCGTCGCTGATGCGCGATCTGGGCGCGACACCCGCGGACATCCAGTGGGTGATCGACGCCTACATCCTGGCGTTCGCCGGGCTGCTGCTGACCGCCGGAAGCCTGTCCGACCGGTTCGGCCGGCGGAAGATGCTGCTCCTCGGCCTGGTGGTCTTCGGCGCGGCCTCGCTGCTGGCGACCCTGGCCGACAACCCGTGGCAGCTGATCGCCTGCCGCTTCCTGATGGGTGTCGGCGGATCGCTGCTGATGCCGAGCACGCTGTCGCTGCTGTTCACCGTGTTCCCGCCGGAGGAGCAGCGCAAGGCGATGGCCGGCTGGTCGATGGTCGCGATGCTCGGTGTGGTCGCCGGCCCGACCATCGGCGGGGTCCTGCTGAACCACTTCTGGTGGGGCTCGATCTTCCTGCTGAACGTGCCGATCGCCGCGCTCGCGATCATCGGGACCCTCGCGCTGATCCCGGAGTCGAAGGGTCCGGCGCGCGACGTCGACCCGATCGGCGCGGTGCTGACGATCGTCGGGATGGCGTCGATCGTCTGGGCGATCGTGTCGATCCCCGCGGATGGCTGGGGCTCCGCCCGGGTCCTCGGCGGTCTCGCCGTCGGAGTGGTCGCGTTGACCGCGTTCGCGCTGTGGGAGAAGCGCAGTGAGCACCCGATGGTGCCGCTCGCGCTGTTCCGGGATCGCCGCTTCAGCGGTACGAGTTTCTCGATCGTGCTGCTGTCGTTCACCGCGGGCGGGTTGCTGCTGGCGTTGACGCAGTACCTGCAGTTCGTGCTCGGGTACAGCCCGCTGAAGGCCGGGCTGGCGCTGATTCCGTACGCCGTTGCCGCGGCCGCGTTCAACGGGCTGGGCGCCGCACTGGGGAAGAAGGTCGCGGACCGGACGCTGATCTGCCTCGGGTTGCTGATCATCGCGGGCAGCTTCGGGATCCTGACGCAGGTGTCCGATTCGAGCGGCTACGGGCTGTTGATCATCGGCCTGCTGGTGATGGGCATCGGCGGCGGTCTGGCCGGTCCGGCGGCGTACACGCTGTTGATGCAGGCCGTTCCGGCAGAGCACCGCGGTGTGGGCTCGGCGATGAACGACACCGTGCAGCAGACCGGCGCGGCGCTCTCGGTCGCCGTACTGGGCAGTGTGCTCGCGGCGGCGTACTCCTCGGCGCTGCCTGACTCCGTTCCGGAGGCAGCACGGAAGTCGATCGCGGACACCCTCGCGCTCGGTCCGGACTTCTTCGCGTCCGCCAAGCATGCGTTCATCGACGCAATGTCGATCTCGATGACCGTCGGAGCCGGCGGTGCGATCGCGGGTGCTGTGGTCGCGTTGGCGCTCCTGCCGCGCGGACAGGCCAAGGTCGAGGACTCCGCTCCGGCACCGGTGGACGACCCAGTGCACTGA
- the rplT gene encoding 50S ribosomal protein L20 translates to MARVKRAVNAHKKRRTVLEQASGYRGQRSRLYRKAKEQVTHSLVYAYRDRKARKGDFRKLWIQRINAAVRAEDLTYNRFIQGLRLAEVEVDRKILADLAVNDPAAFSALVQVAKAALPADVNAPKTDAAA, encoded by the coding sequence ATGGCACGCGTGAAGCGGGCAGTCAACGCCCACAAGAAGCGTCGTACCGTACTTGAGCAGGCCAGCGGCTACCGCGGCCAGCGCTCGCGGCTGTACCGCAAGGCCAAGGAGCAGGTCACCCACTCGCTCGTCTACGCCTACCGTGACCGCAAGGCGCGCAAGGGCGACTTCCGCAAGCTGTGGATCCAGCGGATCAACGCCGCGGTCCGGGCCGAGGACCTGACCTACAACCGGTTCATCCAGGGCCTGCGGCTGGCCGAGGTCGAGGTCGACCGCAAGATCCTGGCCGACCTGGCTGTCAACGACCCGGCGGCGTTCTCCGCGCTCGTGCAGGTGGCCAAGGCCGCCCTGCCGGCCGACGTGAACGCGCCGAAGACCGACGCCGCGGCCTGA
- a CDS encoding TetR/AcrR family transcriptional regulator C-terminal domain-containing protein — protein sequence MRETIWTRQRTAAPARETLSREQIVKNAMEILDSEGVGGLSMRKLAARLGAGATSLYWHVPTKDDLVDLLIDQVWGEIDVPEPELAGWRSGALLFGHSLRSAVLRHPWLPEVMYTRPSIGPNAMALGERGLVLFGAAGFTPREVDLAMGSVMSYVLGTVSAEVATREMVRKSGRSEESWVSEMLEQAQSVAGDYPQMQESVRRRTSVNLDSELTENFVFGLDALLDGLQSRVKK from the coding sequence ATGAGGGAAACGATCTGGACCCGGCAACGGACAGCTGCACCGGCGCGCGAGACGCTCAGCCGGGAGCAGATCGTGAAGAACGCAATGGAGATTCTGGACAGCGAGGGCGTCGGCGGGCTGAGCATGCGCAAGCTCGCCGCCCGGCTCGGAGCCGGCGCGACCAGCCTCTACTGGCACGTGCCGACCAAGGACGACCTCGTCGACCTGCTGATCGACCAGGTCTGGGGAGAGATCGACGTGCCCGAGCCGGAGCTGGCCGGGTGGCGGAGCGGGGCACTGCTGTTCGGGCACAGCCTGCGCTCCGCCGTACTGCGGCATCCGTGGCTGCCCGAGGTGATGTACACCAGGCCGAGCATCGGCCCGAACGCGATGGCGCTCGGCGAGCGCGGCCTGGTGCTGTTCGGAGCGGCCGGGTTCACCCCGCGGGAGGTCGACCTGGCGATGGGCAGCGTGATGTCGTACGTGCTCGGCACGGTCAGCGCCGAGGTCGCGACCCGCGAGATGGTCCGGAAGTCCGGCCGCTCCGAGGAGAGCTGGGTGAGCGAGATGCTCGAGCAGGCGCAGTCGGTCGCCGGTGACTACCCGCAGATGCAGGAGTCGGTCCGCCGCCGTACGTCGGTGAACCTTGACTCCGAGCTGACCGAGAACTTCGTCTTCGGCCTCGACGCCCTGCTCGACGGCCTGCAGTCCCGCGTCAAGAAGTAA
- a CDS encoding CehA/McbA family metallohydrolase has protein sequence MTFDLPGRFWRGNLHTHSNLSDGARSPRETADVYRDAGYDFVAITDHFRPEYGYPITDTRDLRADGFTTLIGAELHAPRTEAGQQWHIIAAGLPLDFARPSDAETGPELARRARAAGAFVGMAHPSASLLTAADAESLDAAHSIEVQNALSERENRGDSWHLADVLLNRGHRLTTYAADDAHLQPQDPPPCQAWVHVRAEALEPDALLTALKAGHFYSSTGPELYDVHLEGDAIVVRCSPATKILLTGGHPGAELAQGTDLTECTLSWSLFRGRHCRITVEDATGHRAWTNPIHLPR, from the coding sequence ATGACGTTCGATCTCCCTGGGCGGTTCTGGCGCGGGAATCTGCACACCCACTCGAACCTGTCCGACGGAGCGCGATCGCCGCGCGAGACCGCGGACGTGTACCGCGACGCCGGGTACGACTTCGTTGCGATCACCGACCACTTCCGGCCCGAGTACGGATACCCGATCACCGACACCAGGGACCTGCGGGCGGACGGATTCACCACGCTGATCGGCGCCGAACTCCACGCCCCGCGGACGGAAGCCGGTCAGCAGTGGCACATCATCGCTGCCGGTCTGCCACTGGACTTCGCACGCCCGTCGGACGCCGAGACCGGTCCTGAGCTGGCGAGACGAGCGCGGGCCGCAGGTGCGTTCGTCGGCATGGCCCACCCGTCGGCTTCACTCCTGACAGCGGCCGACGCCGAGAGCCTCGACGCAGCGCACTCGATCGAGGTCCAGAACGCCCTGTCCGAGCGCGAGAACCGCGGCGACAGCTGGCACCTCGCCGATGTCCTGCTCAATCGCGGTCACCGCCTCACGACGTACGCCGCCGACGACGCCCACCTGCAACCCCAGGACCCGCCGCCCTGCCAGGCCTGGGTGCACGTCCGCGCCGAAGCCCTCGAACCGGACGCGCTCCTGACCGCCTTGAAGGCCGGCCACTTCTACTCCAGCACCGGCCCCGAGCTGTACGACGTACACCTCGAGGGCGACGCGATCGTCGTCCGCTGCTCACCCGCCACAAAGATCCTCCTCACCGGCGGCCACCCCGGCGCGGAGCTTGCCCAAGGCACCGACCTCACCGAGTGCACCCTGTCCTGGTCGTTGTTCCGCGGTCGCCACTGCCGTATCACCGTCGAGGACGCAACCGGCCATCGAGCCTGGACCAACCCGATCCATCTGCCACGCTGA
- a CDS encoding TrmH family RNA methyltransferase encodes MASPGLLTAQSARIKQARRLATRAFRRKAGRFLVEGPQAVREALEHRELVVEVYAEPEVATRHRDLHDLAAAAGVPWFEVNRAAVEALSETVTSQGVVAVCSLVTVPFAPTGKLIAAGVQVRDPGNVGTLIRTADAAGADAVVLSAESVDPHNPKAVRASVGSIFHVPITTDVDIATAVGSWRDQGLQVLAADGYGATDLDTCIDDGTLAKPTVWLFGNEAHGLPDDINAIVDHSVKVPIYGRAESLNLATAAAVCLYASARAQRR; translated from the coding sequence GTGGCGAGTCCCGGTCTGCTGACCGCGCAATCCGCGCGCATCAAGCAGGCTCGGCGGCTCGCCACTCGTGCGTTCCGGCGCAAGGCCGGCCGCTTCCTGGTCGAAGGCCCGCAGGCCGTCCGGGAAGCCCTCGAGCATCGCGAACTCGTCGTCGAGGTGTACGCCGAACCCGAGGTCGCGACCCGTCATCGTGATCTCCACGACCTGGCCGCGGCGGCCGGCGTCCCGTGGTTCGAGGTCAACCGCGCCGCCGTCGAGGCGTTGAGCGAAACCGTCACCTCGCAGGGCGTCGTCGCCGTCTGCTCGCTGGTCACCGTGCCGTTCGCGCCCACTGGCAAGCTGATCGCGGCCGGCGTCCAGGTCCGCGATCCCGGCAACGTCGGCACCTTGATCCGTACGGCGGACGCGGCCGGCGCGGATGCCGTCGTACTGTCGGCGGAGTCCGTGGACCCGCACAACCCGAAGGCCGTCCGGGCCAGTGTCGGCAGCATCTTCCACGTGCCGATCACCACCGACGTCGACATCGCGACGGCCGTCGGGTCCTGGCGTGACCAGGGTCTGCAGGTGCTCGCCGCCGACGGGTACGGCGCTACCGATCTCGACACGTGCATCGACGACGGGACGCTCGCCAAGCCCACGGTCTGGCTCTTCGGCAACGAGGCCCACGGTCTGCCCGACGACATCAACGCCATCGTCGACCACTCCGTGAAGGTCCCGATCTACGGCCGCGCCGAGTCCCTCAACCTCGCGACCGCCGCCGCGGTCTGCCTCTACGCCTCAGCCCGAGCCCAACGCCGATGA
- a CDS encoding DUF1844 domain-containing protein — MTDADATSQPDPLSTASRDIAEVPAVEIISTAALHLMSAAAVNLGLAADLPDHKDLDEARSLIDSLAGLLDAAAPALGHHHAAPLKDGLRSLQLAFREASTIQDEPGQGPGEKYTGAVFPAASGR, encoded by the coding sequence ATGACCGACGCAGATGCCACTTCGCAGCCGGACCCGCTCTCCACCGCTTCTCGGGACATCGCCGAGGTACCTGCCGTCGAGATCATCTCAACTGCGGCACTCCACCTGATGAGCGCCGCGGCCGTCAACCTCGGCCTGGCCGCCGACCTCCCCGACCACAAGGACCTCGACGAGGCCCGCTCGCTGATCGACTCCTTGGCCGGCCTCCTCGACGCGGCCGCGCCCGCTCTCGGCCACCACCACGCCGCGCCCCTGAAGGACGGTCTGCGCTCACTCCAGCTCGCCTTCCGCGAAGCCAGCACCATCCAGGACGAGCCCGGCCAGGGCCCCGGCGAGAAGTACACCGGCGCCGTCTTCCCGGCGGCCTCCGGCCGCTGA
- a CDS encoding FAD-dependent oxidoreductase: MIAIIGAGLGGLTLARILHVNGIEAVVYEAESSLTARTQGGMLDIHEESGQAALKAAGLYDDFLRIIMPGGESMKVYDQHGVLRLSHDHEGSGRPEVHRRDLRGLLLGGLPDGTIRWGAKVVETSADRKVRLADGSTFTADLLIGADGAWSKVRPLVSDAIPAYLGLSFAELNLLDPETRHQDSADLIGGGMMMALGAGRGLLAHREPDRLHVYAAVQVDEPWTAITKDDLLAGFDGWDDRLLRLVRESDTEPFPRAIHALPIGHQWKRIPGVTLLGDAAHLMSPFAGEGANLAMQDAAELAAALIAQPDDAEAALATYESALFPRAEAAAAESAANLEISFAPDAPAGILAFFAALG; encoded by the coding sequence ATGATCGCGATCATCGGCGCCGGCCTCGGCGGTTTGACCCTGGCCCGCATCCTGCACGTCAACGGCATCGAGGCCGTTGTCTACGAAGCCGAGTCCTCACTGACCGCCCGCACCCAGGGCGGCATGCTCGACATCCACGAGGAGTCCGGCCAGGCAGCTCTGAAAGCAGCCGGTCTGTACGACGACTTCCTGCGCATCATCATGCCCGGCGGCGAATCGATGAAGGTCTACGACCAGCACGGCGTACTGCGGCTGTCGCACGACCACGAAGGCAGCGGCCGGCCGGAGGTGCACCGCCGCGACCTGCGCGGCCTGCTGCTCGGCGGCCTGCCGGACGGCACGATCCGCTGGGGCGCGAAGGTCGTCGAGACCTCCGCCGATCGGAAGGTGCGGCTGGCCGACGGGAGTACGTTCACCGCCGACCTTCTGATCGGTGCGGACGGCGCGTGGTCCAAGGTGCGGCCGTTGGTTTCGGATGCGATCCCGGCGTACCTGGGTCTCTCGTTCGCTGAGCTGAACCTGCTCGACCCCGAGACGCGCCATCAGGACAGCGCCGATCTGATCGGCGGCGGCATGATGATGGCCCTCGGTGCCGGCCGTGGGCTCCTGGCCCACCGGGAGCCTGATCGTCTGCATGTGTACGCCGCCGTACAGGTCGACGAGCCGTGGACCGCGATCACGAAGGACGATCTGCTGGCCGGATTCGACGGCTGGGACGACCGTCTTCTCCGCCTCGTCCGCGAATCCGACACCGAGCCGTTCCCGCGCGCGATCCACGCGCTGCCGATCGGTCATCAGTGGAAGCGGATCCCGGGCGTCACGCTGCTCGGCGACGCCGCGCACCTGATGTCGCCGTTCGCCGGCGAGGGCGCCAACCTGGCCATGCAGGACGCCGCCGAACTCGCCGCCGCCCTGATCGCACAGCCCGACGACGCCGAGGCCGCCCTGGCGACGTACGAGTCGGCGCTCTTCCCGCGCGCCGAGGCTGCGGCCGCCGAATCCGCGGCGAACCTCGAGATCTCCTTCGCGCCCGACGCCCCGGCCGGCATCCTCGCGTTCTTCGCCGCTCTGGGCTGA
- the rpmI gene encoding 50S ribosomal protein L35, giving the protein MPKMKTHSGMKKRVRITGTGKVRREQTGVRHLAEAKTSKRKRRLSGTVEVAPAFAKKAKKLLGI; this is encoded by the coding sequence ATGCCGAAGATGAAGACCCACTCGGGGATGAAGAAGCGCGTCCGGATCACCGGGACGGGCAAGGTTCGCCGCGAGCAGACCGGTGTCCGCCACCTCGCCGAGGCGAAGACGTCCAAGCGCAAGCGGCGCCTGAGCGGCACCGTCGAGGTTGCACCCGCGTTCGCGAAGAAGGCCAAGAAGCTTCTCGGCATCTGA